CTGGCGGAGGCCTGGCGCGGCCGGCTGGAGATCGGCGTGGGCCTGGAGCTGGACTGGCTGGCCGGCTACGAGGACTGGATCCGCGCCGCGGTCGACGCCGCGCCCTGGGACCTCTGCCTGGGCAGCGTGCACTTCGTCCCGGCCCCGGCGGGCTGGGAGTTCATCATCCGCCGGCCGGCGGGCGCCGAGCAGGCGATCCTGGCGGCCTACTGGCAGGCCTGGGGCGACGCGGCGGAGTCCGGCTTCTTCCAGGTGTTGAGCCACCCGGACGTCTACCGCAGCGTGGAGCGCGAGCCCCTGCCCGGCGAGCGCGCACTGGCCTGCCGGGCCCTGGACCGCGCGGCGCGGGCGGGCGTGGCCGTGGAGTGCAACACCAGCCTGGTGCGCAAGGGCGGCCGGACCCTCTATCCTGCGCCCTGGTTATTGGAAGAGGTGCTGGCCCGCGGCATCCCGCTCAGCAGCGCGTCCGACGCCCACCGCCCGGAGCAGGTGGGCAGCGGCTTCCACTTGCTGGAGGAGCTGGCCCGGGATCCCCGGGCGCGCTTCCTGGATTTCCGGGGCGGGCTCGGGGTGGCGGTTGCTGGGGGATCTCACCACGGTGACACGGAGACACAGAGACACTGAGGTTCAGGCCGGGCTGGTCATGAACGAGGCGGACCCGCGGGCCCGCCTCGTTTGATTTCGCATGTGCGGGGGTTTTACTTCACCAGCAGCAGTTTCTGCGTCTGGCTGTGGCCGTCGGCCTCCAGCCGCGCCAGGTAGAGGCCGGCGGGCAGGCCCGCGGCGTCGAAGTTCAGCTGGTGCGTCCCTGCCGCCTGCAGGCCGTCGGCCAGCACGGCCACCTGCCGGCCGGCCAGGTCGTAGACCGCCAGGCGCGCGGCGCCCGTCGCGGCCAGCGTGTAGCTCAGCGTGGTGGCCGGGTTGAAGGGGTTGGGGAAGGCCGGCGCCAGGCTGAAGGCGCGGGGCGTGTCCACGGCGCCCACCGTCTCGTCCACCCAGCCGTAGTCGCGCTGGGTGAAGTCCAGGCCGCGGGCGTCCGCGGGCGGGCCCCAGCCGCAGTCGCCGCCGTCATACCAGAGTGCCGTGCGCGGGTCTTGCGGGAAGGTGCTGCCGTTGGGGAAGACCACGTCGCCGCCCAGCATCAGCTCCATGTCCAGCCCGCCTTCGCCGGAACCGGCGTAGCAGGCGTTGAAGACGCGCACCACCAGCCGGTTGCGGCCCACGCTCAGGTAGGGGCGCAGATCCAGCTGGGCGTTCCAGTAGCCCACGCCGTGGGCATCCCACCACAGGTCCATGAGGTTCTGGCCGTTGATCCAGACCTGGGCGCCGTCGTCGAAGCCCAGCGAGAGCAGGGCCGAGCCGGCGGCCTGCAACTGGGCCAGGCTGAAGTCCAGATCCTTCCAGACCACGCAGTTGTCGCCCGCGCCGCTGATCAGCACGTCGGGCGCGTCGCTGAGCCAGCCGTAGTAGTGCCCCACCGGCAGGTGGGCGGGCCGGACGGCGCCGGGGAAATCGTAGGCCGCGCGGGCCGGGGCGGCCGTCAGGACGGCGCCCAGCAGGGCCGCAGGCAAGAGGATGCCAAGCTTCATGGTGACCTCAAGAGTGATGGTGATTGAGTTTGATGTTGCCGTCCGCCTGAGGCGCAAAGGGGGTGCCAGTTCGGCAAACCCTTGTCCGTCAATCCACCGGGTGGACGGACTGCTGGGATTTGAACAGTTCTGGCGGCGGCTTGAACAGCCGGGGCCGGGCCTGCGGGTCGCGGTCGCGGGTCGGGCCGCGCGGCTACAGCGGCAGGATCCGGCCCTCCCAGGGCTTCAGTTCCAGCGTGCGCGAGCCCAATCCCAGGGGCAGCCGGAGCTCCGCCCGCTGCGGCCGGCCGCTCTTGTTCAGGGCCACCAGGCTGCGGCTGGGCCGGCCCTGCTCGTCCTCCGCGCTGCGCAGGAAGACCAGCACGTCGTGCCCGGCGTGGACGATCTCCAGATCGCCGCGCCGCAGCTCGGGCCGCGTCCGGCGCACGCGCACCAGCTCGGCCGTGAGCTCCAGCTGGCGGCGCTCGAGCTCGCTCAGCTGCGCGCCGAAGCGCATCATCCGCCGGTTGTCCGGATCCTCCGCCCCGGCCAGGGCGATCTCGTCGCCGTAGTAGAGGAAGGGCACGCCGGGCAGCCCCAGCAGCCAGGTGAGGAAGAGGCGAGTCTTGTCGTAGGTGCGCGGATCGTCATTCTCGGGCGGCTTCGTCCAGCCGATCTCCTGGCCGTTGGCGCCGGAGAGGGGCAGGTCGCCCTCCGCCAGGCTGGGCCAGCGTGCCTTGTCGTGGCTGTCCATCAGATTGCCCATCAAACTGTTGGCCCCGTAGTTGGCCAGGTTCAGCTCGAGGATCCGCGCCAATTCCTCGAAGGAGCGGGTGGAGTCCAGGAAGACCTCGCGCGCCGGATGGAAGAGGTTGAAGTTGAACTGGGCGTCCAGGGCGTCCGGGCCCACGTAGGACTGGATCAACTCGTCGGAGCCGAAGGTCTCGCCGATCTGGTAGAAGGGCTTGTCGGGCACGCCGGCCTTCATCCAGCGCGTCAAGCCCTCCCAGAGTTCCCGCGGCACGTGCTTGACGGCGTCGTGGCGGAAGCCGTCCAGGCCGTAGCCGTCCACCCACTTGAGGGCCACCTCGCACATGGCGTCCACGGCCTCGGGGTGGGCGCCATAGTCGATGTCGGGCATGTAGGGCTCGAACCAGGTGGTGAGCCGCTGCTCGTCCCAGATGCGCAGGTTGCGCCGCCCGTCGGGCAGCAGCAGCGAGCCGAACCAGTCCGGATGCTCCGTGACCCAGGGATGCTCCTGATGCACGTGGTTGGCCACCAGATCCAGCAGCACGCGCATGTCCTGGGCGTGCGCGCGGTCCACCACCTGGCGGAAGAGCAGGCTGTCTCCGAAGCGCGGCTCGATGCGGGTGGGATGGACAGGCCAGTAGCCATGGTAGCCCGTGTACCAGCGGTGGGGCTCCGGGTATTCCTGCCAGGCCTGGTCCGTGCTCTCGTTCAAAGGGTAGATCCAGAGCGCGTTGACGCCCAGCCGGCGGAAGTAGCCCTCGTCCAGGCAGGCCAGGATGCCCGCCAGGTCGCCGCCCTGCCAGTTGGCCGGTCCCAGCAGGTCGGGATGGCGGACGGGCGCGTCGTTGGCCGGATCGCCGTTGCGGAAGCGGTCGGGCATCAGGGCGTAGACCACGGCGTCCTGCCAGACGAAGGCCGAATCCAGGAAGACCGTCTGCAGGGTGGAACGGCGCGTGCCGCGGCTCACGGCGAAGCGCAGGCGGTCGGGACCCAGGGTCGGACCCGCCCCCAGGCGCACGCGCAGGGTGTCCCCGGCGCGGCTGACCGCCGTTTCCGCCAGGGCCTGGTTGCCGTGCAGGCCGGCCCAGCTCCAGTCGGCGCCCAGGCCCTCGGCCAGGAAGGAGACCACGCGCCCCTCGCCCTGGCGCGTCCAGCCCAGCCGGCGCAGGCGCGGCGGCGCGCCGCCCTCGTCCTGCAGCACCCGGCGCGAGTTCCAGCTGCCGAAGCCGTTGGGGATGCTGTCCGGGTTGGCCGGGTCGCGCAGGTAGCGCTCGCCCACCTTCAGCAGATAGATCAATTCGCCGGGGGCGGCCAGCAAATCCAGCTGGTAGCGGCCCGGGGCGACTTCGGTCAGGGGGTGGCTGGCGCCGTTCCAGTCGTTGAAATTGCCCGCCGCGCTCACGGCCTGGCCCGGCTCGCCCTGCCAGGCCAGCTTGACGGGCACGCCGTCCCGGGTCCGCACCAGCAACGCGCCGTGGTTGGTCTCCACCACGCGCCAGGGCAGGGCCTCCCGGGCGGTCAATTCCAGGTGGCCGGGGGGGGCGGAGACCAGCAGGCCGGGAGGCGGCGTGCGCACCAGCCAGGGATACTGGGTGCTGAGACCCAGCTGGGGGCCCGCGAGGCGCAGCACCTGGCCGGGGGTCAGGCTGAGCACGGGGGTCAGGTCCTCGGCGGCCCGGGCGGAGGTCAGGGCCAGGCCCAGTCCGCAGGCGACACAGAGTGCCAGGGTGAGGCGACGCGGCGCTTCCATGGATCCTCCCGAATTGTGGTCCGGCACGGACGCCCAGAATGTAGGAAAGCCCACGCCCCGGGTCGCGCCGTCGGCCAGAGCTTCCCGGGCGTGAAGTTCGGTGTCGCTGTGGTCGATAATGTAGTAGACGTGAACTCAACACGTCAAAAATTAAACAGATGAACCATGGGTCAGGAGAAAGAAGTTCGTTTGAATCAAGGTGATCGCACTCAAGGAGCCTCGGCCAGCGGGAAGAGTCGGAGAGAGACTTGACATCGAATCGTTAAAGAAGTAACATATCCAGCGTCAGTGAAGGAGGCGCACATGTCCATCGAACAGGTCCTGGCCCGCCATCCCGGCCCGAGCCGTGATCACCTGATCCCCCTGCTGCAGGAATTGCAGGAGGAACTGGGATTCCTCTCCCGCCCGGCCATCCGCCAGGTGGCGGAGCATCTGGGGCTGCCCGCCAGCAAGGTCTGGGGCGTGGCCACCTTCTACAACCAGTTCCGCTTCCAGCCGCGCGGGCGCTTTCCCATCGCGGTCTGCCGCGGCACGGCCTGCCACGTGAAGGGCTCGGCCGCCGTGCTGGCCGCCCTGCAGCGCGAACTGAAAATCGAACCCGGCGCCACCACCCGGGACGGCCTGTTCAGCCTGGAGGTGGTGGCCTGCATCGGGGCTTGCGGGCTGGCGCCGGTCATCGCCGTGGGCGACGACTACCACGCCGGCGTGACGCCCCAGCAGGTGGGGCGGATCCTGGCGGACTGCCGGCGCCGCGCCGCGGAGGACGCCCCGGCGGAGGCAGTGGTCGAGGAGGCGGTGGCATGAACGAGCGCGTGGGTCTTCTGCTGGTGCAGGAAGCGCTGCACGGCCAGCGCGGCGGCATCGAACTCAAGGAGTGGGGCCGCCGCCATCGGCGCGAGGACGTGGGCCGGCCCACATTAATCATCGGCGCGGGCACCTGCGGTCTCTCCGCCGGGGCGGACAAACTGCTGGCCCGCCTGCGCGCGGCCTGTCCCCCCGCCGGGATCGAACTGGTGGAGGTGGGCTGCATCGGCCTGTGCTCCGACGAGCCCCTGGTGGACGTGCAGCTGCCCGGCCGCACGCGCGTGGCCTTCCGCAAGGTGCGCGCCGCCGACCTGGACGCCCTGCTGGCCTTCGCCGCCGGGGGCGCTCTGCCGCGGGAGAATCCCAGCCCGGTCTTCCAGTTCCGCGGTGAGGGCCAGACGGCCTGGGACGGCGTGCCCTTCATCGATCAACATCCTTTCTTCGCCCCGCAGACCCGCTGGGTCCTGACGGACTGCGGTCTGGTGAATCCCGACAGCCTGGAGGAGGCCGTGGCGCGCGGCGCCTGGACGGCCTACGCCCGCCTGCTCCGCGAAGGCACTCCCGAGCGCGTGGTGGAGGACGTGGAGCGCGCCGGGCTGCGCGGCCGGGGCGGGGGCGGCTTCCCCACCGGCCGCAAGTGGCGCTTCGCGCGCCAGAACGAGGGTCCGCGCACGGTGATCTGCAACGCCGACGAGGGCGATCCCGGGGCCTTCATGGACCGGGCCGTGATCGAGGGCGACCCGCACCGCGTGCTGGAGGGCATCGCCATCTCGGCCTTCGCCATCGAGGCGGAAGAGGCCTGGATCTACATCCGTGCCGAGTATCCGCTGGCCATCCGCCGGCTGGAGCGCGCCATCACCCAGGCCCGGGACTGCGGCCTGCTGGGGGCGGACATCCTGGGCAGCGGCCGCCGGCTCGAGGTGAAGATCAAGAAGGGCGCCGGCGCCTTCGTCTGCGGCGAGGAGACCGCGCTGATCCACTCCATCGAGGGCAAGCGCGGCATGCCGCGCCCGCGTCCGCCCTACCCGGTCACCCGCGGCCTGTTCGGCCGGCCCACGGTGATCAACAACGTGGAGACCATGGCCAACCTGCCCGGCCTGTTCCGGATGGGCCCCGAGGCCTTCGCCGCGCTGGGCACGGCGGGCAGCAAGGGCACCAAGGTTTTCGCCCTCTCCGGGCAGATCAACCGCACGGGCCTGGTGGAAGTGGCCATGGGCGAACCCCTGCGCCGCATCGTCGAGGAGATCGGCGGCGGCGTGCCGGAGGGCCACACATTCAAGGCCGTGCAGATCGGCGGCCCCTCCGGCGGCTGCCTGCCCGGCCCGCAGCTGGACATCCCCGTGGACTACGAGTCCCTCAAGACCGTGGGCGCCATGGTGGGCTCCGGCGGCCTGGTGGTGATGGACGAGCGCGCCTGCATGGTGGACGTGGCGCGCTACTTCATGGACTTCATCCAGCGCGAGAGCTGCGGCAAGTGCATCCCCTGCCGGGAAGGCACGCGCCAGATGCTGGCCATCCTGGACAGCCTGGGCCGCGGCCGGCGCCGGGAAGAGCCCGCCGGGGCGCTGGAGCGCTTCCAGGGCCTGATCAGCCTCGAGCGGCTGGCCCGCGTGATCCAGGACTCCAGCCTCTGCGGGCTGGGCCAGTCCGCGCCCAACCCCGTGCTCAGCACCCTGCACTGGTTCCGCGCGGAGTACGAGGCCCACGTCTACGACCGCCGCTGTCCGGCCAAGGTCTGCCCGGACCTCCTGCTCTACGAGATCGAGGAGGACCTCTGCAACGGCTGCACGGTCTGTGCGCGCAAGTGCCCGGCGGAGGCCATCGTGGGCAGCCGCAAGTCGCCCCACCACATCATCGCCGAGAAGTGCACGGGCTGCGGGTCCTGCCTGACCGCCTGCCCGTCCGGCGCCATCAAGGTCTCGTGAGGTTGCCATGCAAGTGACCATCAACAACCGGCCGGCGGAGGCCCGCGAGGGCGAAACCATCCTCGAGCTGGCGCGCCGCGAGGGCCACGCCATTCCCACCCTCTGCCACATGAAGGGCTTGCTGCCCTCCGGCGCCTGCCGGGTCTGCGTGGTGGAGGTGGAGGGCCAGAAGGGCCTGCTGCCCGCCTGCTCGCACCCGGTGCAGGACGGGATGGTGATCCAGACCCACTCCACCCGAGCCGTGGAGACGCGCAAGACCCTGGTGGAACTGCTGCTGGCCAACCACCCGGACGACTGCCTGTACTGCGTGCGCAGCAGCAAGTGCGAGCTGCAGGACCTGGCCCAGTCCTACGGCGTGCGGCGCCGTCGCTGGCCCGCCGGCCTGCGCCACCACAGCCTGGACGTCTCCAGTCCGGCCCTGGTGCGGGACCCCGACAAGTGCATCCTGTGCGGCAAGTGCGTGCGGGCCTGCGAGGAAGTGATGGGCGTCTCGGCCATCGACTTCACCCACCGCGGCAGCCGGACCGTGATCGCCCCGGCCTACGGCGGCGATCTGAACCGTTCCACGTGCATCGGCTGCGGCCAGTGCATCGTGGTCTGCCCCACGGGCGCCCTGCGCGAGCGCAGCCAGCTGGACCGGGTCAGCGCGGCGCTGGCGGATCCGGAGCTCACCGTGGTGATCCAGCACGCCCCGGCGGTCTCGGTCTCCATCGCCGAGGAGCTGGACCTGCCCGGCGGCCAGGATTTCAATCCGCAGCTGGTGGCCGCCCTGCGCCTGCTGGGCTTCGAGTACGTCTTCGACACGGGCTTCTCCGCCGATCTGACCATCATGGAGGAGGCCGCCGAGCTGGTGCGCCGCCTCCGGCAGGGCGGGCCGCTGCCCATGTTCACCAGCTGCTCGCCGGGCTGGGTGCGCTGGGTGGAGCAGGCACGTCCCGAGCTGCTGCCCAACCTCTCCACCTGCAAGAGCCCCCAGCAGATGATGGGCGCAGTGATCAAATCCTGGTTCGCCCAGACCAAAAAACTGGACCCGGCGAAGATCTTCAGCGTCAGCGTGATGCCCTGCACGGCCAAGAAGGCCGAGGCCGGCCGTCCGGAACACGCCCGGGAGGGCCGGGCGGACGTGGACGCCGTGCTCACCGTGCGCGAGCTGGCGCGGCTGATCCAGCAGCGCGGCATCCGCATCCAGGAGCTGAAACCCGAGCACGCCGACCTGCCCCTGGGCATGCGCTCCACGGCGGGCAAGCTCTTCGGCGGCACGGGCGGCGTGATGGAGGCGGCCCTGCGCACGGCCTGGTTCCTGCTCACGGGCGAGGATCCGCCGCCCCTGCGCGTGGCGGCCCTGCACGGCCTGGAAGGCGTGAAGTTCGCCTCCATCGAGGCGGGGGGCGTCAAGCTCCAGGTGGCCGTGGCCAACGGACTGCGGCACGCCCAGGCCCTCTTGGGCGAGATCGCCGCCGGCAAGCACCCCGAGCTGCAGTTCGTGGAGGTGATGACCTGCCCGGGCGGCTGCGTGGGCGGCGGCGGGCAGCCCATCCACAAGGACGGCGAGCACGCGCTGGAGCGCCGGCAGGAGCGGCTCAAGGCCCTGCACCGCATCGACGACGAAGGCATGCTGCGCCGCAGCCACCGCAACTGGGCCGTGAACGAGCTGTACCGCGAGTTCCTGGGCGAGCCGCTCTCGGAGAAGAGCCACGAGC
This genomic stretch from Candidatus Delongbacteria bacterium harbors:
- the nuoE gene encoding NADH-quinone oxidoreductase subunit NuoE, producing MSIEQVLARHPGPSRDHLIPLLQELQEELGFLSRPAIRQVAEHLGLPASKVWGVATFYNQFRFQPRGRFPIAVCRGTACHVKGSAAVLAALQRELKIEPGATTRDGLFSLEVVACIGACGLAPVIAVGDDYHAGVTPQQVGRILADCRRRAAEDAPAEAVVEEAVA
- a CDS encoding T9SS type A sorting domain-containing protein, translating into MKLGILLPAALLGAVLTAAPARAAYDFPGAVRPAHLPVGHYYGWLSDAPDVLISGAGDNCVVWKDLDFSLAQLQAAGSALLSLGFDDGAQVWINGQNLMDLWWDAHGVGYWNAQLDLRPYLSVGRNRLVVRVFNACYAGSGEGGLDMELMLGGDVVFPNGSTFPQDPRTALWYDGGDCGWGPPADARGLDFTQRDYGWVDETVGAVDTPRAFSLAPAFPNPFNPATTLSYTLAATGAARLAVYDLAGRQVAVLADGLQAAGTHQLNFDAAGLPAGLYLARLEADGHSQTQKLLLVK
- a CDS encoding NADH-ubiquinone oxidoreductase-F iron-sulfur binding region domain-containing protein, whose translation is MNERVGLLLVQEALHGQRGGIELKEWGRRHRREDVGRPTLIIGAGTCGLSAGADKLLARLRAACPPAGIELVEVGCIGLCSDEPLVDVQLPGRTRVAFRKVRAADLDALLAFAAGGALPRENPSPVFQFRGEGQTAWDGVPFIDQHPFFAPQTRWVLTDCGLVNPDSLEEAVARGAWTAYARLLREGTPERVVEDVERAGLRGRGGGGFPTGRKWRFARQNEGPRTVICNADEGDPGAFMDRAVIEGDPHRVLEGIAISAFAIEAEEAWIYIRAEYPLAIRRLERAITQARDCGLLGADILGSGRRLEVKIKKGAGAFVCGEETALIHSIEGKRGMPRPRPPYPVTRGLFGRPTVINNVETMANLPGLFRMGPEAFAALGTAGSKGTKVFALSGQINRTGLVEVAMGEPLRRIVEEIGGGVPEGHTFKAVQIGGPSGGCLPGPQLDIPVDYESLKTVGAMVGSGGLVVMDERACMVDVARYFMDFIQRESCGKCIPCREGTRQMLAILDSLGRGRRREEPAGALERFQGLISLERLARVIQDSSLCGLGQSAPNPVLSTLHWFRAEYEAHVYDRRCPAKVCPDLLLYEIEEDLCNGCTVCARKCPAEAIVGSRKSPHHIIAEKCTGCGSCLTACPSGAIKVS
- a CDS encoding alpha-amylase family glycosyl hydrolase — encoded protein: MEAPRRLTLALCVACGLGLALTSARAAEDLTPVLSLTPGQVLRLAGPQLGLSTQYPWLVRTPPPGLLVSAPPGHLELTAREALPWRVVETNHGALLVRTRDGVPVKLAWQGEPGQAVSAAGNFNDWNGASHPLTEVAPGRYQLDLLAAPGELIYLLKVGERYLRDPANPDSIPNGFGSWNSRRVLQDEGGAPPRLRRLGWTRQGEGRVVSFLAEGLGADWSWAGLHGNQALAETAVSRAGDTLRVRLGAGPTLGPDRLRFAVSRGTRRSTLQTVFLDSAFVWQDAVVYALMPDRFRNGDPANDAPVRHPDLLGPANWQGGDLAGILACLDEGYFRRLGVNALWIYPLNESTDQAWQEYPEPHRWYTGYHGYWPVHPTRIEPRFGDSLLFRQVVDRAHAQDMRVLLDLVANHVHQEHPWVTEHPDWFGSLLLPDGRRNLRIWDEQRLTTWFEPYMPDIDYGAHPEAVDAMCEVALKWVDGYGLDGFRHDAVKHVPRELWEGLTRWMKAGVPDKPFYQIGETFGSDELIQSYVGPDALDAQFNFNLFHPAREVFLDSTRSFEELARILELNLANYGANSLMGNLMDSHDKARWPSLAEGDLPLSGANGQEIGWTKPPENDDPRTYDKTRLFLTWLLGLPGVPFLYYGDEIALAGAEDPDNRRMMRFGAQLSELERRQLELTAELVRVRRTRPELRRGDLEIVHAGHDVLVFLRSAEDEQGRPSRSLVALNKSGRPQRAELRLPLGLGSRTLELKPWEGRILPL
- a CDS encoding [FeFe] hydrogenase, group A, with product MQVTINNRPAEAREGETILELARREGHAIPTLCHMKGLLPSGACRVCVVEVEGQKGLLPACSHPVQDGMVIQTHSTRAVETRKTLVELLLANHPDDCLYCVRSSKCELQDLAQSYGVRRRRWPAGLRHHSLDVSSPALVRDPDKCILCGKCVRACEEVMGVSAIDFTHRGSRTVIAPAYGGDLNRSTCIGCGQCIVVCPTGALRERSQLDRVSAALADPELTVVIQHAPAVSVSIAEELDLPGGQDFNPQLVAALRLLGFEYVFDTGFSADLTIMEEAAELVRRLRQGGPLPMFTSCSPGWVRWVEQARPELLPNLSTCKSPQQMMGAVIKSWFAQTKKLDPAKIFSVSVMPCTAKKAEAGRPEHAREGRADVDAVLTVRELARLIQQRGIRIQELKPEHADLPLGMRSTAGKLFGGTGGVMEAALRTAWFLLTGEDPPPLRVAALHGLEGVKFASIEAGGVKLQVAVANGLRHAQALLGEIAAGKHPELQFVEVMTCPGGCVGGGGQPIHKDGEHALERRQERLKALHRIDDEGMLRRSHRNWAVNELYREFLGEPLSEKSHELLHVHRAPLLDEEDALA
- a CDS encoding histidinol-phosphatase yields the protein MLPDLHMHTPRCKHAQGEPEAYAEAARAAGLTRIVFTDHAPLDDEMDLVHRMTRAELLPYHAQIRALAEAWRGRLEIGVGLELDWLAGYEDWIRAAVDAAPWDLCLGSVHFVPAPAGWEFIIRRPAGAEQAILAAYWQAWGDAAESGFFQVLSHPDVYRSVEREPLPGERALACRALDRAARAGVAVECNTSLVRKGGRTLYPAPWLLEEVLARGIPLSSASDAHRPEQVGSGFHLLEELARDPRARFLDFRGGLGVAVAGGSHHGDTETQRH